Part of the Nicotiana sylvestris chromosome 5, ASM39365v2, whole genome shotgun sequence genome is shown below.
gaatcatctccaagttccttatagattgtgagatataaaCCTCCAAATATAGACTTGTGCAAcagagatttccttcttcgcaaacgcgaggatctcttcgtgaacgcgaagaacaaagtcCCTGAAACCAAatccttcacgaacgcgagaagATCCTCGCGAACGAGAAGAAAATACCAGACACCAGCATCAACTATTGCAAAACAGTccgaaatgatccgaaaccaccacaaaatacacccgaggccccggggGCCCCGTCGAATCACACAAACCAGtctcataacataacacggacccgctcgaggcctcaaataacatcaaacaacatcgaaatcatgaatcgcaccccaattcaagcttaatgaactttaaaacttcaaacttctacattcgatgtcgaaacctatcgaatcacgtccgattgacctcaaattttgcacacaaatcatattcgacattacggacctactccaacttccggaattggaacccgaccccgatatcaaaaggtccacttccggtcaaacttctcaaaaaccttcaaatttctaactttcaccaaataactccaaaatgacttacggacctccgaatccacttctagacgtgctcccaataccagaatcaccatacggaactattcccaaactcgaaatcccaaacggacatcgataacattgaaaatGCActgcaacccaaatttatgaaatttttccaaaatgccaacttccacaataggcgccgaaacgctcacgggtcatccaaaacccaatccggacatatgcccaagtctaaaatcatcatacgaacctgttggaaccttcaaatcccgattccgaagtcgtttactcaaaactCAAACCTtaatcaattctttcaacttaaagcttccgaaatgagaattttctttccaaatcaactccgaacttcccgaaattcaattccgaccatgcgtgcAAGTCATAATGCCTAAAGTGAAACTACTCATGGGCTCAAACTGCCGAacaacgtgctagagctcaaaacgaccggtcgggttgttacagacatcccgggagatcccatgtatgtatttatgatttgaactgaggtgcgggataccaagaggttGGGGTTGGTGGGCATGGGGAATAGGATGAGAaagttgagaaggagttttgaaaaatattttttttctcttaattgggaaaatattttcctccaattggagtaAAATGAGTTcacgaaaaaaatatttttcaaaacatttagGTCAATCATTGTTTTCCTTCACACCAAATACGGGTAAAggaaattttctttttcttctcctgtAACCGCTAAACTTTAGAGGATATTCTTTTTTCTTATTCAGTGATTAAGGATATTCTTAAGCCAGCTTTTCGTATCAAGACCAAGTCTCTCTCCGGCCATGATTTGGTAATTAATGATTAATGTTCTTATAAAATTGGTCAAATAACAATTAAAACAGAATACAAACCCCAAGTTGACACTTGGTTGTCAAACTAACTAATTGAACGGAAAATACTTACCCGCATTCGATATTTACACTAGATAGTGCATTTTTGAGATGTATTGCCCTACATTTGATATTTAAACCAAACAATGCACTTTTATAATTTTACTTTCAGCCCGATATTATATGTGACATTGTATGACTGGAAACagagtttaaaaataaaataaaaaattaaaaacttaTGGTCTTGAGCATTTTTAgtcacaaaaatatattattaaggataaaataagaagtttaaagttaaattaattTTAACTATAGAAATGTGCCTTTTTTAATATACAAAAAAAGAAAGAGTGTCACATAAAATTgaatagaagaaataaaaataaagtacatATTACTTAACtaagattaaataataaatatgaatataagaaaatatatattacATTTTCGGTTGCAAGTATTTTCTTTGTTGAGGTTAAAGAAGCTTATTGTAAATACTACTTGTGTGCGTTATTGCTAGATTGACATGTGACtttaaagtcacttttcttttatttgtaaTAATAAAGTCACTTAATTATGCCTATAACATTCAGAAGGCTACTCAATTAAAATTTTCAAACTTTGGATTGCCAAACACTTATTTTACCATCTAAATTAtcaatttttttaactttttaaatattatattttttctctttttaatcgACGTTgtggacttacctatagaataaatatatttatttataaaataaaagttagAAAAGAAGTTTTCAGCTCTTATAATGacgaaataataatataattgagcataattttcaagaatatataatgtttattataaaaatacatttatttaaataattatttttatattacttgcatggaatatatattttacaatctttattttcttttattctcaattgtgtaaataaatttttgaatttttgttgtcaatactaaaattattattactaacaaattattctaattaatattttttactaTGCTCTttattttgttattccagcattatatatgcttaattactttttattttttaatttataaataaaatttatttattctataggtaagtatataatataaattaaaaagggaaaatcataatattaaaaagtttttttttttaaaaaagatggATGTTTATAATTttgagggtaaaataggtatttggcaatctaaaatttgaaaaatctagttgagtgaccttctgagtgctACAGGCATAGCtaagtgactttgttgttacaaacgaaagaaaagtgactttaggaAATATTttgggatagttgagtgaccatttgagtaatggaCTCGTCGACCTGTCTAAGAGtctacctgcattaggtaggggtaaagtctgcgtacagactaccctccccataccccaaCTGTTGGGATCAAactaggtttgttgttgttgttgttgtttgaccTGTCTAAGAGAGTTAAAAATACTGGTATTtccttttccaaaaaaaaaaaaaaagattagtcAGATCAAAATTTAACAAAATTAACATTTGAGACAATTATCATATTTTCCATGAGGTTCATATATCAAGATCTAAAAATAGCAGtttcataaataatttaaataaaaaacaTGAAGCTATTAACGTCGTTTTTAGCTAACTAGGCTACCAAAGAATAAACCCTTTTGTAGGCAATTATATACTCGAATATATATGATTTTAATTTTAAAGCACCATAATTGCAGCAACGTGGCTTCTTTAAGGCATGACTTGACATGGTTGATTTATCGAAAACGACTTATGGAAATTATATAATATGATGATTGATACTAAAATTGTTAAACAATAaataaaggtttgaccaatatttctTTATGCAATTCTTTTTTGTAAAGTTTTCAAtataatgctaaaataattaccCTATCATTTGAGCTCTATACTACTTCTATGTaatgaacttttccctttttattctctttatttgTATCTATTATGTTGCTCCTATTAATAATCATTTACCACTTAAAAGTTCTtggaaaacttgaaatttattagATAGACATTTAAAAATGAAGTAAGTAACAAATTTGCTTGCTATAAAATTTTAGAGTTAAGTTTTCTAACTAGCGTTCGTagtagagcccgtttggacatacaaAATTTTtgcttttttccaaaaaaaaaattgaaaacaatgTTTGGTTATTCATATCTTACTAATTTTTCCAATTtcacttgaaaatgtatttttaaatttgaaaaactggttcttaccagtttttaaatttgaaaaactggttcttaccagtttttcaattgaaaatgtattttcactagtttttaatttaaaaaatttacccattacttttaaaatttataaaatgaCCCCATCAATTATTAACCTACAACTACCTACGTGTTTCCCCTCGACTATCAGATGAAGCTACTATAGCGGATAATGAACTCTTTTCTTGTGATGACTACCAAGTTACTAAACAATAGCAtgtttgattgtttatttcaAGTAGTATAATTAAATTGggatgttttgatatttttttacaAGTTATGGGGTATAAATCATATTTCAtgattttgcaaaaaaaaaaaaaaacatattcaAATATGTTGCAAAAATTCTAACTAAACACAACTTCatcttcaattcaaatttcactgatttcaaatttgaaaatttattttggaattcATGGCCAAACGCCTACGTAGAAAACTGGttgaaacaacaacaaacaacaacaacaacaacagcccagTGAAATCTCACACGTGGGTCTGAGGATGGTAGGATGTACTCAGTCTTATCCTGGGAGGGCAAAGAGACTGTTTCCAATAAACCCTTGGCTAAAGCGGACGGAGAAGCACTAATGGCAATTCATAGCAAGACACTGTATTAGGAAAATAAATTGAAGATAACAATAAAGAATATGAAAAAAGTACCTATAGCAAGACAATCTATTTAGAGAAACTAAAATCTGAGGTATGATAGCAATAGAGAATATGAAAGGAGCATTGATATCAACTAAGGAAGTACTGGTGATAAGTAATAACAGAACAAGATATGCGAAAATAGCAAACTTAAGATAAAAGGGTACCATATTAACACTAACACTAACGAACTACTGAAGACAAAGGAAAATGCACGACTACCTACTAACATTCTACCCTAATCCTCAATCTCCACACCCTCCTAtatagggtcatgtcctcggtcagctcAAGTTGCGTCATATtccgcctgatcacctctccccaaaacttctttggcctacctctacccttCCTCTTACCCCCTCCCTCCCCCCCCCTCCCAAGGCCAACCACTCACACCTCCTGACTGGGGCATCTGTgcttctcctcttaacatgcccgaaccatctcagtCTCGCCTCTCGCATCTTTTCCTCCCGTAGGGGCCACTCTCACCTTGTCCTGAATAGCTTCATTCCTAATTCTATCTACTCTATATCCATTTCAACATCCTTATTTCAGCTACTTTCATCTGCTAGACATGAGAGTTCTTGACTGGTTGAAAGTAATAGTAATTGATATTCTTTGATTATTTGCCTTAAtcactaaaaaaaatataataatacatTGTTTTTTCATTGATGATAGAATTATTCAATAAACTAGTGAATTCCCAAACTAAATAGGATATAAATAACTCCTTTTTTTTATTCAACTTGTATACTTTTCCAACTTTATTCTCTTATCAAAATATTTTTATTGAATATACAATATTATAGAAATATACTTgtattttaaatataaaaaaatatataaaaatgagTCCGCCGATGTAATATATTGGATGAAATTCATCAAACTTTAACTCAAGTTTCTGATTTAAGTTTTGAGAATAAATAAATTCTAAATAGGGAATGTTTTTGCTAGTCCCTATCCATGAATTCACATTAATCGGATCATTAATTTCGAATAtcaaatatttaagaaaaaattaatAGGTCAAATTAGAACTTATATAGGTAATATTTTCGTAGAAAGAGAAAATTATAAAGAGGAAGTGTAGAAATAGGAATTTAGCCATAGGAGAAAACAACAAATACTTGTCGACACAGTTTGAAATACTCACCTGAACCCCATCATAGATCAAATCAAAGATCAAATTATTACTTTGTCTTCCCCAAATCCAACTCACAAAAACCCATTAAAAAAATCACACAAAATCTTGGCCCCCCAACAAAAAAAACGTAAAAAGAGAACCCCATATTAAAGCCATTGAAGAACTGTAACAGAATTCAACTGTAATTGATACACAGTGTAGTTGGGTAAAAAATAAAGGCAAAATAGGAAGCTGTTTATCATCAGGAGGGAAAGGGGGCAGAGCCTCATCAGAACCACAATCAGTTGTGGTTCAGAGGCTCTCGTCCCCTATTCCAACAACTGCTGCTGTTTCTGCGACGTCGTTTAGGGAGAATAGCTTTAGTGCTGCTGGTGATGCGAAGATGAAGGGGTTATTTAAGTCTAAACCTAAGACTCCAGTTGACCTTGTTCGTCAGACTCGTGATCTTCTTATGTTTCTTGAGCGTGCTCCTGATACTCGCGAGACCAAAAAAGATGAAAAGGTTTCATCTTTGTTCTTATTTTTGCTATTAAATGTTAGCTTTTCTTGTCTTAATGTCTTGTATTTGGAGAAAAATGGACTCCATTAGAGTGGAATATATAGGGATTTGTATTGTTGATCCTAACTAGTTTGAAATTCAGACGTAGTTGATGAAAAGGTCTGATCTTTATtcttatttttgcaaaaaaaaagggttagttttTCTTGTCTCAATGTCTTGTATTGGGAGAAAAATGGGACTCCAATAGAGTGAGATATATAGGGATTTATACTGTTGATCCTAACTAGTTTGGAATTAAGGCGTAGTTGATGAAAAGGTTTGATCTTTATTCTTAtctttgccaaaaaaaaaaaaatagttttcttgTCGCAATGCCTTGTATTGGGAGAAAAATGGGGCTCCAATAGAGTGAGATATATAGGAATTTATATTGTTGATCCTAACTAGGTTGGAATTGAGGCGTAGTTGATGAAAAGGTTTGATCTTTATTCTTATTTTTGCTAAAAAGAGTTAGTTTCTCTTGTCTCAATGTCTTGTATTAAGAAAAAAATGGGACTCCAATAGAGTGAAATAAGTATCTTTAATTCTCACTAGTTTGGAATTGAGGTGTAGTTGATGAAAAGGTTTGACCTTTATTCTTATTTTTGCCAACAAAAAAAATGGTAGCTTTTCTTGTCTCAATGTCTTGTAGTGGGAGAAAAATGGAACTCCAATAGAGTGAAATCCATAGGGATTTATGTCGCCGATCCTGACTAGTTTGGAATTGAGGCGTAGTTGATGATTGATTGATTGTTTGTTGCATTATCGTGTATTGTATTGGGAGAAAAATGGACCCCAATAGAGCATAATATATAGTTATTTGCATCTTCGATTCAGACTAGTTTGGAATTGAGGTCTAGTTGATGATTGCCTGATTGTTGGGTTGAGATTTTTAAATTGGCTTGGTTTGTGAATTAGTGACCTGAAAAGGTTGATGTTTattcttatttttgaaaaaaaagaaaaagaaaaagggccAGATAACTAGTTTGGAATTGATGCATACTTGACATGATTGATTGATTTTTAGGCTGATACTTTTGAATGGCTTAGTTGTGGATTAGTGATGTGAATGGACTATGGAGTGGAATGGATACAGAGGATTCATATAGCAGAGCTCAACTAGTTTGGTTTGAGATGCAGTTAATTGATTCTTACTGAAAAATGTTACCTTTCTTATCTTGTATCGGAAGAAAAATCGGACTCGAACAGAGTGAAAATATATAAGGATTTATGTTTTCTGTCCTAACTAGTTTGGAATTGTGGAATAGTTgatgattgattgattgattacTGGGGTGAGACTTCTGAATTAGCTTAGCTTATGAATTAGAGATCTGAATAGAGTGGAACGGATACAGGGAATTCATAGTTGATTGGTTTGGTTCAATTGTTTGAATTAGCTTGCTTTGGGAAAATTTTCACAAATGGGATAGCTTTAGTAAACCCAATTTGGATCTGGTTCATTTTCTTGTTATcagaatttattttttaattctgtGCATTTGTTGATAACACCAATTGCTAAGTGAACAATGGAAGTGGTGGATAAGAGTTTTATGTGATATGCAGTAGAATTGGTAATTGAACTCAGGCGATTTCTCAAATATGTGATCTGGAGTTGTGTGTTGAATCATCAGTGACAATGCccctatttttatgatttgagatAGATATATGGCAGTACACTTTTGTATGAGTTATGCTTTTGCTTGATTATGTTTATTATAGTGTTTGTTATACACTTTTTCTTCTTAACTGCATATCCGCAGATGATGGAGTTAAGCAAGTCAATCCGGGAATTAAAGATTATTCTTTACGGGAATGGCGAATCCGAGCCTCTCGCTGAGGCCTGTGCTCAGTTGACTCAAGAATTCTTCAGAGAGAACACACTCCGGCTGATAATTACTTGTCTTCCCAATTTGAATTTAGAGGTAATTTGACGTCTTCTAAGAGTTCACAGAGTTGCTTATGGTCGGATAGTCTCACTCTTGTCATGTCAGCTGGGTCTTATGTATGGTTTTCTTTTTGCATTGCGAGAGTGTGTTATCTGGTTGTTCTCTAATTTCTCTAATATTTAAGGTGGTTCTATTACATGTTATTTGATCAATTGGAATTGGGTTTTCACTTCTGTTAAGCCTGTTACTCTTTTGAAATCTTGTTTTTGTCTGCTCCTTATTTTTCTATAACAAAATGATGTTTCTAATTCACAGACCCGCAAAGATGCTACTCAAGTAGTAGCAAATCTGCAGAGGCAGCAGGTTCAGTCCCGGCTAATTGCTTGTGATTACTTGGAAGCAAACATTGATTTGATGGACATATTAATATTAGGGTAAGCTACAGTCGACTACATGTTCAAAATGTGGTGGCTTTGTCCTACATTGTCAAATGCTTCTTGTCTATTAGTTTTCCATATTCTTTAAGTTGTTTTTGCCTCTACTTTTCTGACGCTGGTTTCTAATCTGTATCCATGCAAAAGCTAGGTCAGATTATTTGGATAAAAGAAATCATTTTTTATCCATGGACTTTTAGCCTAGAAGTTCTTGTTTTCCTTATATTGATTTATAAAAAGGTTTTTGTATTCCTTTATTTTCGTTCCTTATTTTGTGTGTGTTTTATTTATTAGTTCAAATGTATTTTCTGGATGTTTATAAAGTCATCTGCGTGGCTAGTCAAATTTTATCACATAAAATGGGATAGAGTAGTACTTTTCCGCTGCCTTTTTGCAAGCACCTGATGTCGGAGAATTTCTAGGAAGTTATTTTGTTGGGGCAAAAGATGTTTATGAGGATTCCTGTTTCTAATCTCGTTGCTGTGTTTTCGCTGACTTCTGATTGATCCTTTTGCCTTGTCATTAGTTATGAGAATACAGATATGGCTTTACATTATGGTGCAATGCTGCGGGAGTGCATTCGCCACCAGAGTGTTGCAAAGTAAGCCACAAGAACCTATTTAATGTTTTTTTTCCGTCTTTTAGAAGATTGTCTAGAATTATTTCTTTGCTCCTTTTAAGTTTTGTTGGCGTTAGGAGACTTATTTATGTGACCTGCCGTTGAAGTAATTAGTATCTTTCAGTAATCTCTTTCTAGTCCCTGATTAAGGCTTGAATAGAAACATCAAAGTAGCTCTGTGTTATTGTATGCCTCTTTTTTGCTGAGAATTTACATTTATTCTTTTGTTTTTAGATATGTCTTGGAGTCTGAGCATATGAAGAAGTTTTTCGATTATATTCAGCTGCCAAATTTTGACATTGCTGCTGATGCTGCTGCCACTTTTAAGGTTGAGTGCTCTTGATCAAGAATCTGGAATGAACATCGTATAGATAATCCTGTTTTCATGCATAACTATCATTGTCATTATAATGGTGACCATTGAGCATTACTTAATCAATTTACATTGACTATAAAGCAAATACACCGTCTGTCTGCTTCTCCTTTGCCCTATCACACCTTATTAAGTTGGGAGAAAAAGCAGAAAGTGAAGCCATTTTGCTacttaaaattagaaaatatttaaGAAACTGCATTGGGAAAAAACGGCTTTGGAAAGTTATAGCTTTTTCTGTTCCATAGGGACTAAGTTATCATGACTATTGCGGCATTGTCCTGATTGGCTTGTATTTCTTGGTCAGGAACTCTTGACAAGGCACAAATCAACAGTAGCTGAATTTCTTTCGAAGAATTATGACTGGGTAATGAAACTTATTTATTTGGAGAAGTGTTTCTATTGAACCTGTGCAGGCATATTGTTTGAaccatatatttttttctttcgaAGAATTATGCTGCTTGTGGCTTTATTTTCACAGATATACATAATGCTTGCAAGCTACTTCTTCAGTACTAGTTCCACTTACACTGTTAAGGTCTTTGTTATGATTACATGATTTATCCCGTTGGCAATAGTATTATAATCCTAAATTGTAGACCTTATTCTTGTTGCTCCATTTGTCTATTGCATCCACGCTTTTGAAGTTGAGGGAAGGGGTGAAAACAGAAATGATCAATTGTAATTATCTAAAGGAAACTGAAAATTATCTTGCATCTTTGAGGGTTAAAGAGATTTTCAGATctgctcccccccccccccccccaaaccccccatccaaaaaaaaaaggaaccaCTGTTGTTTTGTTTGCATTAGTGGGAGTTAGTGAAGTGATACACAGATATGTTCAGAAGTTGCAGGgaatatttatttttcatttgtaATAGCTGTTTCTTGTGTGCTTTTTGGGTTGCTTATGAATGACTTGTTAGTCGTTCTGggaaattattttttcttttaacttatacacCTTCTGGTTTTGGTTTCAGTTTTTCACAGAGTATAACTCAAAGCTGCTTGAGTCTAGTAACTACATCACTAGAAGACAAGCTGTCAAGGTAAGGGATTTATTCTGTCGAATAGTATATAGTTCTGGGCATGAGTTTTGTTTCTTTGGAATCTCTCACATTTTGCAAAGAATCTCAGTGTAAGTTTGGTATGTTACATTATGAATCATTGAGGTAAAAAATGCatttctttccttaaatcctCCAGATCTTACACAAGAAGATGTTTTGGCGACTTGAATGTTATCTTCATTTTGTGGAAGagcttttcctttcttttcgtTTCTTACCTTTTCTGCTCTCGGGGATGTTCGTTTACAGTTTTGTTACGAACTCTGTAGAAAATACATATCTAATGTGCATTTTAGTTGAGTACTGAGAGGGAATCCCCTTTTTCATATTAAGAAGGAAATACTAGGAAGGTATTAATAGATACAAGGCACACCAGATATGAAACACTGAAGGGCTGGAATTTTTACTGTTAAGTCTGTCTATAAGGTGGTATCATCGTCGATTGCAGTAAACTAAGGGCTTAAGGGCTCTGGAAGATTATATGGATGAGCAAAGCCCCTTTAACGATGGCTGGTTGCTCATGAAGCTCGCTTGACATATACATTTTGCAAAGAAGgggtttttatatttttgttaatTGTGTTGGGAGGCATGATGAATATTACTTATTTGCCGCTGCATGGTGTGGTGGAAACATTGTGAAGTTTATTTCTATATCTTTGTGGATGAAACTGGGTTATGCCAATGTTGTAAAGAACGGTCTCTCATGTTGGTCAGGCGGGAGGGTGAAAAAGACAGTAGAAGCATATGGAATATCATTCCGTCATGTATATTTTGGTTTATATTTAATGAAAGGAAGCGGAGATTCTTTGAAGGAAAAGCTGAACCACTACATAGGTTTAAAAATAAATGCTCGTCCTTTTTTGgctttttggtgtaataaggaaaatataaaataatatggTTTCCTATATCCTTTCAAGTGCGAATTTTGTGAAGTACGGTTATGACTTTTTGTTACTGTACATATTTAGCACTTTCACTATGCTATTAGAGGAATAAAACTTTTggttccaaaaaaataaaaaatgcaaaaaaggAAGAATAAGGAGGAAGTTAGGAGTTTTCACATTCCAGTGGAATCGTTCTGTAGATTGTTTTCATGATTGGGAGCAGAACCTGTGATTTCGAAGACAGTTTCCGGCAGTTCAAATAGCATTTTTACTTATCTTGGTTACTACTGAGAAATAAAATGAATAATTGCTTCTTTGTGCCACATCATATTCAAGCACACTGCTCCTTTGTAAATTTTGTCTTTATAACTCTTATAATGTCCTTTTTACTTCTTCAAGATAAGTAGATATTTAAGCACGTTACGTATTTTGGCAGTAGTCTTTCAAATTCATGTTCAGAATACTTGTGACGTTTAGCTTTAAAGAAGCCCACGCTTTTCTTCTTTCTAAATCCTTATAATGTCTGCTTTACTGTTGCAGCTCTTGGCAGATATGCTGTTGGACCGCTCAAATTCTGCTGTAATGACACGTTATGTTAGCTCAAGAGACAACTTGAGGATTCTTATGAATCTACTCAGGGTATCGATCACCTTCCCTCTTACTCGCTGTCActtttatttgttttttctttcctcGTGTCTCTTTCAATGCCAGAGTTCTGTAGGTGCAGTTACTTCCATTTGTTTTCTATTCTCTGGACTTTCCTATGCTTCTCAATATACCCTTTCTGTGGTTACTAGTTTAGGGTTAGACATGCATAAATGGGTGGAAAATGCAGTATTGGGTTAAATTTAGACATGTTGACACGGGTTACTACAAGAGATGGTCAAAGCCAAACCTCCACATGTATATTAACAGATTATGAGTCTTGACTTTTGGGTGTCTATGGGTTGAGTTTGGATTACAATCTACCTGCCAAAAACTGTTACGCCTTCGACTTTTTTGAGATGTATTAGATCATTGAAAAAGAAGTGGAAAATAAACTTCATTATCCCAACTTTAAAGCCGCCCATCATAGACTATGGAAAACTGTATCTTAACTTCTTGAGATACCTGGTTAGGGTCAGAAAATTACGGGTTCAAACTGCCAGTcctagccgagggtctatcggagaCAGCCTTTCTATctccacaaggtaggggtaaggtatgaGTAAACACTAACCTCCCCTGACCCCACATGTGGAATTATACCGGGTTTGTTCTTGTCGTCGTTGTTGTAAACTGCCACTCCTAAATTTTATCTGTGACTATCCAGTAGTAGACGGATAATTGTTTAAATGAACAACCTGTGGTCTGGAGTGTCACTTGCTAGCTGTCCTTGCAAACCATGATATAGACATTTTCTGTGCATATGAACAAAGATATGCTGCAGGATAAAGTATGTAGGTTTTACGAATATGGAAAAGTATGCTCTTTTCTCGTCACTTCAGCTGACATGAGAATCTTAACATCAGCGAGTCTTTAACAAATGTTCTTAAATGGTATCGGTATCACCCGATGTTGATTGCTGAATTCTTCTTTTGCAGGAGTCAAGCAAAAGTATCCAAATAGAAGCGTTTCATGTCTTCAAGGTACTCTACtggtattaacactcatatatatCCGCTTGTTAACTCCATTGTCAAATGCTTTGTCTCTGACTTTTTAATGCTTTTCAGCTATTTGCCGCAAATCACAATAAGCCTCCTGATATTGTTAGCATCCTTATTGCTAACAGAAGCAAACTACTTCGTCTCTTTGCCGATTTTAAGACT
Proteins encoded:
- the LOC104225425 gene encoding putative MO25-like protein At5g47540, whose product is MKGLFKSKPKTPVDLVRQTRDLLMFLERAPDTRETKKDEKMMELSKSIRELKIILYGNGESEPLAEACAQLTQEFFRENTLRLIITCLPNLNLETRKDATQVVANLQRQQVQSRLIACDYLEANIDLMDILILGYENTDMALHYGAMLRECIRHQSVAKYVLESEHMKKFFDYIQLPNFDIAADAAATFKELLTRHKSTVAEFLSKNYDWFFTEYNSKLLESSNYITRRQAVKLLADMLLDRSNSAVMTRYVSSRDNLRILMNLLRESSKSIQIEAFHVFKLFAANHNKPPDIVSILIANRSKLLRLFADFKTDKEDEQFEADKAQVVKEIAALAPKEIK